The genomic stretch cAGTAACTGCACACTCCTGTATAAagttgaagggggaaaaaagtcctaatgatcaggcaaaaggctgataaagcctaaaatccgtgacacttgatatgatatATGAATCAGTGATTTCCTTGAAAACCAGTAGCTGAAAGTTGGTGACATAATCCAGTTCAGATTCTGTGAATGGGCTGGTTGAATACCTCAGGAGAGCATACTTTGCcccattctttttttaattttttaatttttaaataaaatttacaatacattaaaaaaaaatactgcctTAAGTGATTTGCAGTTTATGTGAAAtatttgcagatgacagtaaAACATTTGTCTAGCAATCAAAATGTAATGCAGGACTTCTATGATGTGTTTCAACGgtcagaataacacacacacacacacgcgtgcgcgcgcacacacacacacacacacacacacacacacacacacacactttctctctctctctctctctctctctctctctctctctctctctctctcttatgcacacacaccagctcagttaatttgataatgataatcaccTTGTTGACCTTGATAAAGGTGTTTATCTTAAAGAACTTACTGATGGAGGATGGGGGGAAGCAGTGAAAGGGTTGTATATAACAAGCCATCAGCAAGCTGCTGTAATTTCAAAATCACCAGAGCCAGTGCCCATCCTTACCTAGTATTATAACAGGTTCACATGCCTTTTACAGAATGcacttgtgcatgtatgtgtgtgtggcatatatgtgtgtgtgaatatatgcatTTCATTCTGCCATTTGCTATGGTTTTGGTTTATTATTCAAGAACAGATCACTCCATTTGTATAGTTTTATAGTGAAACTGCACATGCATTGTCTTCTAGAAATTGGATAAGGGCATTGAAAtcaaatgtattcatttattttgtgcaGGTTCTTTCGCATTTACAGTGTTCGTGGTTGTGATTATTTGGATAATAGTGACATTTAGGCAGGCATCATGAATATCATCAAAAAAGCTGCTGTTGTATGTGGAAAGCTGGCGAGAAACCCCAGAACAAACTTTTGTCATCTGCTTTTGCAAGATGGTTCTTGCTCAAAAATAGTGGTGCCTGTTGCTGTGAGACGGAGATACAGTTCAGTGGGGAATCTGGACACGGACCGCAGATATGTTCCCAGACGTACCCTCCTCTACATTCCAGGACATGACTTGAGGAAACTGAGAAAAGTGCCAGAATTGGATGTTGACTGCGCTGTCTTGGAATGTGAAGATGGAGTTGCACATGACATGAAGGTGGGCAAAGTCAGAAGATGGTGTGAAGGGAGAGGGCTGTACAAAAGTTTAGTGCCATATATAACTGAAGATACTAAGAAAGTTTAAATTACCCATTAGTGTCGGTTTTCATCAggaatgttttacttttttttatatccagctcaaagcaacctttttttctttttccatggtTCTGTTTTTAAAGATCTTGTAACATTCATGCCACATGATTAAAAATTTTTGTGTGGCTGTGGTTTGGGTGTGTGACTTTGATTATAATATCGCCTGAACTTAAAAAGTGGAAAACATTTAGATCTGCCTGTTCATATTTTTTTAGGCTTGGAGCTGATTTAAGGCATGTGGCAGGCATAGTAATTGATATAtcattgtttttgtatgtgtgcttaCATGAAATATAAGTTGTATCACtagtaataataaatgaaatgtaagtagaaatgaaaaaaaaacaagaacccaaaaaacaaaagagatttATATGGTGCTAACAGAGTCAATAAACACTTATCACAACTTTTTACAATTATGCCAAAAGTGCATAGAAATAGCGACACAAGCAAATTAgcaataaaatttttaaaaaaagggggggggggggggacaaatacaGATATAGTCTGTAAGACATGCAGGTACTGTCACATTTTCAGTCATTCACATgactgcttgcacacacacatgtacttaaaAAAACATATACGCATATTCACAGTTTCTCATAagcagtaggaaaaaaaaaaagacaagaattaTTAGTTTTGAGATGTGTCCAGTGGATGAACAGGGACATATGCACAGAAACAGGCAGTCagataagtataaaaaaaaaatgcagtgacACATGACGATGTGCACTTTTTAATGTTGACAGGCAGAGGCCCGTAAAAACATCTGCATGATGCTGGATGAGTTGGGCGAAGTAGAAGGAATGGACATTGCTGTGCGGGTCAACTCAGTTGGCAGTGGACTTATGAACGAAGACCTAAAAGTCATCATGAAAGCCCATCATCTTCCACAAACTATTCTGCTTCCCAAGGTTGACACCGTAGACGATGTTGTGCTGGTATGTGTTAATGTCTAATTATAACAGTTGTGGTGACAGTAGATATGGtattgtataacttttttttcacagcagatttctgtgcatgaaattcaggctgctttccccagggagagcacattgccACTGTGATGTGACACTTGTTTTACTGTCactcagagtggatttttctaagaattttgccaggcacaaccattttgttgctacGAGTTCTTTCACATGTGCAAAGTGTATGCTGCGCATGGaatctgtttattgtctcatccgaaagattagcatccagactaccactcaaggtcgagtggagggggggagtaaaGATCTGGTGTGGATGAAACTGTTATCTGATCTGGTGTGGATGAACCTGTTACTCACTGGAATCTGTTATACAACTTATagttatggtgttgtgttgtgtgtgtgtgtgtgtgtgtgtgtgtgtgtgtaaatgtatgtatgtgtatgcactttCCATGCACAAACCAACTTTCAAACAAGCTCTGACTTTTAGTATAACATGCCAGCCCTGTCCGTGTCTCACCCTACCCCAGTATACAGAAATATTTCACAATCACCATTTACAAAGTTCATATTGGTTCAGTGAATAGAACTCACTCAAAACACTTTTCCTGAATCTTTTcagttaggagggggggggggggggggggtgaggggggcagataTGCAATGCAGAGATGAAGTTGAAAAATGTTATTTTCTAAGACTATACAGGTACTGATTTTGTATGATTGCCTGCACAACGTCTTCATTGTTGCTCATTGTTGCTTTATTGTTTCTCATGCAGTGACATTGTTTTTACATTTGTTCAGTTCACCAGTCAGTTTCGCTCAGCAGTGGGCAGTCGTACAGGGGGTTACTGTCCCCACCTTATCACCTACGTGGAAAGCGCAGAAGGACTGAGGAATATGGAAGATGTCCTGGACAGAGCTCAGGATTTCTCCAAACAGGGAATTTACCACCTGGATGGCGTGGTGTTTGGTTCAGATGACTTCTGTGCAGATATTGgtctgtatttttatttttatttttttacctgtgtttacagaaaaaaagagttgtgtatgtgtgtgtcagtggttccTTTTATGTTTAAAATTGGTATTTCCTCAGCAGCTGGAAGTATTAGAGAAACCAGTCCAGACAAGATGGAAGATAGCAAGCAATAAAACCATCACTGTTGTAAAGATGCTGCTTTTGGTTCATAGTCATggttgttgataaaaaaaaactttcacagGGTTTAGGTTTCATGTTGATCATTGGTCATTGACGCATATAATTTTAAAATGACCCATTGATGTGACAGTTGATCGGTCAGTTGACTCATTAATTTTTCATAAAATCAGTCATGCTAGTAAAGGGGTTTTGTagttttctcttattctctcataaaacaatcatgataGCAGTTTCTGAAATGAGGTACGCTTATGCAAAGACATTATCTTGACAGAATACAGTGCCAGTTTAGCTTTTTATGTTTCCACAAGTGTCCATGATTGAGGATGGCTTCGATACACGCAGAACATTTTGCCATAATAAATCATCATCCGCGTTGTGGAGCATGCTGCCGAAAGTAGCTGCCCAGTGTCAGAAAAATAGAAAGAGTGTACAGAACAGTTGCAGTCTCTTCCATCCTGCACACCTCTGGAGAGTTGAATCGAAATATTTCTTTGGCGTTTGTAGGTGCTTACTTTGTTCATGTTATGTAAGAGTGTGGCACATTTGAGTAAAATTGAGAGCTCATCAAGATATGCACAAGTGCACCTTTTTGTGCATGAatgtttttatttagttttttacTTACATGTACTGACATATAAAAAAGAATATGATGGTATCTTTAACATGCATTTGAACTTCTTTGGGCATTTACATAAGAACGGAATAAAACAAGTCCACACAGGATTATGCAGGCATGGTACGTTAGGAAATTCTACAAACATTTTGCAACTGTCGAGATGAGGATTCCCACAAGCAGAGGAAAGTAATTCCTAAAACAATGTACCTGTGACAGTTACATGTTGTAGATCTGATGTTTTCCAGCTgtactgctttgcttttgtttctacaTTTTCCTTTGTATTCACTGGACCATAGTGTTGGCATTTATCAGTATTTCGGTACCAACCTGACTCCCCTGATGACTACCCAATCAAACTAACCTTATGCATTGAATAACTTTCAAATACAATGGGAGTTAATTCTTGGAAtttgtaagaaaagaaaagaaagaaaaaaagcatggaaGGGAAGCAGTATTTTACATTATGCTAATATGTGAAAATCATGATGCAAATAAGctcaaaggaaagaaaacacataTCATCGTTTATGAAAATTGATTCAACTCTTTCCTGTCAGTTCTCCTTGTGATTT from Babylonia areolata isolate BAREFJ2019XMU chromosome 6, ASM4173473v1, whole genome shotgun sequence encodes the following:
- the LOC143282948 gene encoding citramalyl-CoA lyase, mitochondrial-like; its protein translation is MNIIKKAAVVCGKLARNPRTNFCHLLLQDGSCSKIVVPVAVRRRYSSVGNLDTDRRYVPRRTLLYIPGHDLRKLRKVPELDVDCAVLECEDGVAHDMKAEARKNICMMLDELGEVEGMDIAVRVNSVGSGLMNEDLKVIMKAHHLPQTILLPKVDTVDDVVLFTSQFRSAVGSRTGGYCPHLITYVESAEGLRNMEDVLDRAQDFSKQGIYHLDGVVFGSDDFCADIGAMRTTDALELTYVRQKIVTIARGHRIQAIDMVYIDYKDLEGLRLQSEEGARDGYTGKQIIHPNQAATVREAFTPSPERVDWATKLIEAFEQHQKSGQGAFIFRGHMIDRPLLLQARNVLQTVENVKKTPSK